A single Mycobacteriales bacterium DNA region contains:
- a CDS encoding DUF3618 domain-containing protein — MSPRDPEQIQREIETSRSQLAGTLDQLTERVSPKRLAGQAKDSAVSWARTPVGMAVAGGVVLLVALGIARRVRNR, encoded by the coding sequence GTGAGCCCCCGGGACCCCGAGCAGATCCAGCGCGAGATCGAGACCTCCCGCTCGCAGCTGGCCGGCACCCTCGACCAGCTGACCGAGCGGGTCAGCCCGAAGCGGCTGGCCGGGCAGGCCAAGGACTCCGCGGTCAGCTGGGCCCGGACGCCGGTCGGGATGGCCGTGGCCGGCGGGGTCGTGCTGCTCGTCGCGCTCGGCATCGCCCGCCGCGTCCGCAACCGCTGA
- a CDS encoding DUF427 domain-containing protein — translation MRREKPGPGQESVWDYPRPPRLERSGRAVTVTLGGVLVAASDRAWRVLETSHPPVWYLPADDVTPGCLTPTGRTSYCEFKGTADYWSVSAGGVSRPDAAWSYPHPSPGYEPMTGAVAFYPALMDGCTVDGEPVQPQPGGFYGGWITADVAGPVKGAPGTGGW, via the coding sequence GTGCGGAGGGAGAAGCCGGGTCCCGGACAGGAATCGGTCTGGGACTACCCGCGGCCGCCGCGGCTGGAGCGATCCGGCCGCGCGGTCACGGTCACGCTCGGCGGCGTGCTCGTCGCCGCGTCGGACCGGGCCTGGCGGGTGCTGGAGACCAGCCACCCGCCGGTCTGGTACCTCCCCGCCGACGACGTCACCCCCGGCTGCCTGACCCCCACCGGCCGGACGTCGTACTGCGAGTTCAAGGGCACGGCCGACTACTGGAGCGTCAGCGCCGGCGGGGTCAGCCGGCCCGACGCGGCCTGGTCGTACCCGCATCCGTCGCCCGGGTACGAGCCGATGACCGGCGCGGTCGCCTTCTATCCCGCGCTGATGGACGGGTGCACGGTCGACGGCGAGCCGGTGCAGCCGCAGCCGGGCGGGTTCTACGGCGGCTGGATCACCGCGGACGTGGCCGGCCCGGTCAAGGGCGCGCCCGGCACCGGGGGCTGGTGA
- a CDS encoding threonine/serine dehydratase, whose translation MIGPDPGPDADPDPARDAGGETGHGIDRDDVVAAADRLGDRVRRTPAVVLDSRPFGTPVALKLELLQHTGSFKARGMLNRLLAADLPAGSRVVAASGGNAGLAVAYAARELGLVAHIVVPVTAPAVKVTRLRELGAAVVQEGTVYAEAAAVAAAHAERTGGLLVHAYDQPEVCAGNGTLALELVEQVGPVDTVLVATGGGGLVAGIGAALADRARVVAVEPERCPTLHAALAAGKPVDVEVGGIAADSLGAGRVGEVCWSVAQRTGMTSVLVPDEAIARARGRLWAQLRVLAEYGGAAALAALVTGAYLPEPGERVAAIVCGGNTDPSAVLRDPA comes from the coding sequence GTGATCGGTCCGGACCCCGGTCCGGACGCCGATCCGGACCCGGCCCGGGACGCCGGCGGGGAGACCGGCCACGGCATCGATCGGGACGACGTCGTCGCGGCGGCGGACCGGCTCGGGGACCGGGTCCGGCGTACGCCGGCGGTGGTGCTGGACTCCCGGCCGTTCGGCACGCCGGTCGCGCTCAAGCTGGAGCTGCTGCAGCACACCGGCTCGTTCAAGGCCCGCGGCATGCTCAACCGGCTGCTGGCGGCCGACCTGCCGGCCGGCAGCCGGGTGGTGGCCGCGTCCGGGGGCAACGCCGGCCTCGCGGTGGCGTACGCGGCCCGCGAGCTCGGCCTGGTCGCGCACATCGTGGTTCCGGTGACCGCGCCGGCGGTGAAGGTCACGCGACTGCGCGAGCTCGGCGCCGCGGTGGTCCAGGAGGGCACGGTCTACGCCGAGGCGGCCGCGGTCGCGGCGGCGCACGCGGAGCGGACCGGCGGCCTGCTCGTGCACGCGTACGACCAGCCCGAGGTGTGCGCCGGCAACGGAACGCTGGCGCTGGAGCTCGTCGAGCAGGTCGGCCCGGTCGACACGGTGCTGGTCGCGACCGGCGGCGGCGGGCTGGTGGCCGGCATCGGCGCCGCGCTGGCGGACCGGGCCCGGGTCGTCGCGGTCGAGCCGGAGCGCTGCCCGACCCTGCACGCGGCGCTGGCCGCGGGCAAGCCGGTCGACGTCGAGGTCGGCGGGATCGCGGCCGACTCGCTCGGGGCCGGCCGGGTCGGCGAGGTCTGCTGGTCGGTGGCACAGCGGACCGGGATGACCTCGGTGCTGGTCCCGGACGAGGCGATCGCCCGGGCGCGCGGCCGGTTGTGGGCGCAGTTGCGGGTGCTGGCCGAGTACGGCGGGGCGGCCGCGCTGGCCGCCCTGGTCACCGGCGCCTACCTGCCGGAGCCGGGCGAACGGGTGGCCGCGATCGTCTGCGGCGGCAACACCGACCCCTCCGCGGTCCTGCGCGACCCGGCCTGA
- a CDS encoding helix-turn-helix transcriptional regulator yields MSRVRSLRAVLAVGVARVRAERGLGEEEAAALLRSYGLVGWQAGTLTQVEAGVRPLSVEELLLLCAAYGVSAAELTGSDPDPVELAAGARLPAAAVRAVLADGGEVLRALPPDALDVPATRPASHGRPPPPDALVDAAARFGVRGPTAVSRALAGIGDAERNAARRLGVTPERLVLAAVGRWGKPFTAERDARIALRKATTEPDRHITLRGLVTRELLAELEERLAVSSGDIS; encoded by the coding sequence GTGAGCCGGGTGCGGTCGTTGCGCGCGGTGCTGGCCGTGGGGGTGGCCCGGGTCCGGGCCGAGCGCGGCCTGGGCGAGGAGGAGGCCGCCGCCCTGCTCCGCTCGTACGGGCTGGTCGGCTGGCAGGCCGGCACCCTGACCCAGGTCGAGGCGGGCGTCCGGCCGCTGTCGGTGGAGGAGCTGCTGCTGCTCTGCGCCGCGTACGGGGTGAGCGCGGCCGAGCTGACCGGCTCCGACCCGGACCCGGTCGAGCTGGCCGCCGGCGCCCGGCTGCCGGCCGCGGCGGTCCGGGCCGTGCTGGCCGACGGCGGCGAGGTGCTGCGCGCGCTGCCGCCGGACGCGCTGGACGTGCCGGCCACCCGGCCCGCCTCGCACGGCCGGCCGCCGCCACCGGACGCGCTGGTCGACGCGGCCGCGCGGTTCGGCGTCCGGGGCCCGACCGCGGTCAGCCGGGCGCTGGCCGGGATCGGCGACGCCGAGCGGAACGCGGCCCGCCGGCTCGGGGTGACCCCGGAACGGCTGGTGCTCGCGGCGGTCGGTCGCTGGGGCAAGCCCTTCACCGCGGAGCGGGACGCCCGGATCGCGCTGCGCAAGGCGACCACGGAGCCCGACCGGCACATCACGCTGCGCGGCCTCGTCACGCGTGAGCTGCTGGCCGAGCTGGAAGAGCGGCTGGCGGTCAGCTCGGGAGACATCTCCTAG
- a CDS encoding NAD(P)/FAD-dependent oxidoreductase, giving the protein MSWDAVVVGAGHHGLVAANLLADAGWSVLVLEANATPGGATRTAELAAPGYRSDLCSAFYPLTAVSPVIDELGLDEYGLHWLHDHHVPLVHVLPDDRTVTLSRDPAETAASVEEFAPGDGERWQAEFAGWRRMREHLVGALLSPFPPVRSGAGLVRRLGVADTMRFARFAVQSTRRYGQDAFRGQGARMLVAGNAMHADLTLDASGSALLGWLLSMLAQDVGYPVAAGGAQSIADALVRRLEARGGEVRCGVRVTGVEVRDGRAVGVRTADGDGPGATRAVLADVPAPALYLDLVGAEHLPARVRDDLDRFHWDDATVKVDWALSGRVPWSNPAVARAGTVHLDLDLDLFGRFALDLADGRIPERPFILAGQMTTADPSRSPAGTESLWAYTHVPHGLTWTPELTEQVAGRMQATIERHAPGFGDLVVGRAVASPAGLQAENASLVDGAIAGGTAALFQQLVLRPTPGLGRADTPIDRLFLASASAHPGGGVHGACGANAARAALARDRAGTGLLYRAAIGSAGRAVWGRTP; this is encoded by the coding sequence ATGAGCTGGGACGCGGTGGTGGTCGGCGCCGGCCACCACGGCCTCGTCGCCGCCAACCTGTTGGCCGACGCGGGCTGGTCGGTGCTCGTGCTCGAGGCCAACGCGACACCGGGCGGCGCAACGCGAACGGCCGAACTCGCCGCGCCCGGCTACCGCAGCGACCTGTGCAGCGCGTTCTACCCGCTGACCGCGGTGTCGCCGGTGATCGACGAGCTCGGCCTGGACGAGTACGGGTTGCACTGGCTGCACGACCACCACGTGCCGCTGGTGCACGTCCTGCCCGACGACCGGACCGTCACGCTGTCCCGCGACCCGGCCGAGACCGCGGCGTCGGTGGAGGAGTTCGCGCCCGGCGACGGCGAGCGCTGGCAGGCCGAGTTCGCCGGCTGGCGGCGGATGCGGGAGCACCTGGTCGGGGCGCTGCTCAGCCCCTTCCCGCCGGTGCGGTCCGGGGCCGGGCTGGTGCGCCGGCTCGGGGTGGCCGACACGATGCGGTTCGCCCGCTTCGCCGTCCAGTCCACCCGGCGCTACGGGCAGGACGCGTTCCGCGGCCAGGGCGCCCGGATGCTGGTGGCCGGCAACGCGATGCACGCCGACCTGACCCTGGACGCCTCCGGCAGCGCGCTGCTCGGCTGGCTGCTGTCGATGCTGGCCCAGGACGTCGGCTACCCGGTCGCCGCCGGCGGGGCCCAGTCCATCGCGGACGCGCTGGTCCGGCGGTTGGAGGCCCGCGGCGGCGAGGTGCGCTGCGGGGTCCGGGTGACCGGGGTGGAGGTGCGTGACGGCCGCGCGGTCGGCGTACGGACGGCGGACGGGGACGGGCCCGGCGCGACCCGGGCGGTGCTCGCCGACGTGCCGGCGCCGGCGCTCTACCTCGACCTCGTCGGGGCGGAGCACCTGCCGGCCCGGGTCCGGGACGACCTGGACCGGTTCCACTGGGACGACGCGACCGTCAAGGTCGACTGGGCGCTGTCCGGGCGGGTGCCGTGGAGCAATCCGGCCGTCGCCCGGGCCGGGACCGTCCACCTGGACCTCGACCTGGACCTGTTCGGCCGGTTCGCGCTGGACCTGGCGGACGGGCGGATCCCGGAGCGGCCGTTCATCCTGGCCGGCCAGATGACGACGGCGGACCCGTCCCGGTCGCCCGCGGGCACCGAGTCGCTGTGGGCGTACACGCACGTGCCGCACGGGCTGACCTGGACGCCGGAGCTGACCGAGCAGGTCGCCGGGCGGATGCAGGCGACGATCGAGCGGCACGCGCCCGGGTTCGGCGACCTCGTGGTCGGCCGGGCGGTGGCCTCGCCGGCCGGCCTGCAGGCGGAGAACGCCAGCCTCGTCGACGGGGCGATCGCCGGCGGCACCGCGGCGCTGTTCCAGCAGTTGGTGCTCCGGCCGACGCCGGGGCTGGGCCGCGCCGACACCCCGATCGACCGGCTGTTCCTCGCTTCGGCGTCGGCCCATCCCGGTGGTGGCGTGCACGGGGCCTGCGGGGCGAACGCGGCCCGGGCGGCGCTGGCCCGCGACCGGGCCGGGACCGGGCTCCTCTACCGCGCGGCGATCGGCTCCGCCGGCCGCGCCGTCTGGGGCCGGACCCCGTGA
- a CDS encoding MarR family transcriptional regulator, whose product MITETQPGLEELAGCVERLVGWLRRSTAVPGYSVTSKLTLSRLQADGPARISDLARLEGVTQPAMTSLINRLEGEAMVRRGADPTDARAALVELTASGHAFVDARRAERIRVLSGRMELLSAADRKALLDALPALDRLSNPPDPA is encoded by the coding sequence GTGATCACCGAGACGCAGCCCGGCCTGGAAGAGCTCGCCGGCTGCGTCGAACGGCTGGTCGGCTGGCTGCGCCGCAGCACCGCGGTCCCCGGCTACAGCGTCACCAGCAAGCTGACGCTGTCCCGGTTGCAGGCCGACGGGCCGGCCCGGATCTCCGACCTGGCCCGGCTCGAGGGCGTCACCCAGCCCGCGATGACCTCCTTGATCAACCGGCTCGAGGGCGAGGCGATGGTGCGCCGCGGCGCCGACCCGACCGACGCCCGCGCCGCCCTGGTCGAGCTCACCGCCTCCGGGCACGCGTTCGTCGACGCCCGCCGGGCGGAGCGGATCCGGGTCCTGTCCGGACGGATGGAGCTGCTCTCCGCCGCCGACCGCAAGGCCCTGCTCGACGCGCTGCCCGCGCTCGACCGGCTGTCCAACCCGCCTGACCCGGCCTGA
- a CDS encoding MFS transporter yields MSAAHATPVSPFRQPRAVWAVAFACVVSFMGIGLVDPILPALAQQLDASRSQVSLLFTSYLVVTAVAMLVTGWVSSRIGAKRTLIVGLVLIVAFSLAAASSDTINQIVGFRAGWGLGNALFIATSLAVIVASSSGGFAGAIVLYETSLGVGIAAGPLVGGLLGSITWRGPFFGVAFLMTVALVATLILLPATPRPTHHSSIVAPLAALKHRSLATMGLTGLFYNWGFFTLLAYSPFLMNLDAIKLGLVFCGWGMMVALFSVFGAPRLQARFGTARTLYANFLLLAVDLAVIATFTTNRVVVIAAVIVAGMFLGINNTLVTQAVMMVAPVERPVASATYGFVRFIGGGIAPYVAGKLAERYTDSVPFYVGAGAMLIALAIFFTGRKMIDAADRQMVADATGETPAETAQERELESADGLESFGGGETAGSREPARN; encoded by the coding sequence ATGTCCGCTGCGCACGCAACCCCCGTGAGCCCGTTCCGGCAGCCCCGCGCCGTCTGGGCCGTCGCCTTCGCCTGCGTCGTGTCCTTCATGGGCATCGGCCTGGTGGACCCGATCCTGCCGGCACTGGCCCAGCAGCTGGACGCCTCCCGGTCCCAGGTCTCACTGCTGTTCACCAGCTACCTGGTCGTCACCGCGGTCGCGATGCTGGTGACCGGCTGGGTGTCGAGTCGCATCGGGGCCAAGCGCACGCTGATCGTCGGCCTGGTCCTCATCGTGGCGTTCTCGCTGGCCGCGGCCAGCTCGGACACGATCAACCAGATCGTCGGCTTCCGGGCCGGCTGGGGCCTGGGCAACGCGCTGTTCATCGCGACCTCGCTGGCCGTGATCGTCGCGTCCTCCAGCGGCGGGTTCGCCGGCGCGATCGTGCTGTACGAGACCTCCCTCGGGGTCGGCATCGCGGCCGGCCCGCTGGTCGGCGGCCTGCTCGGCAGCATCACCTGGCGCGGCCCGTTCTTCGGGGTGGCGTTCCTCATGACGGTCGCGCTGGTCGCGACCCTGATCCTGCTGCCGGCGACCCCGCGCCCGACCCACCACTCCTCGATCGTGGCGCCGCTGGCGGCGCTGAAGCACCGGTCGCTGGCGACGATGGGCCTGACCGGGCTGTTCTACAACTGGGGCTTCTTCACTCTGCTGGCGTACTCGCCCTTCCTCATGAACCTGGACGCGATCAAGCTCGGCCTGGTCTTCTGCGGCTGGGGCATGATGGTCGCGCTCTTCTCGGTGTTCGGGGCGCCGCGGCTGCAGGCCCGCTTCGGCACCGCCCGCACGCTCTACGCGAACTTCCTGCTGCTGGCCGTCGACCTCGCCGTCATCGCCACGTTCACCACGAACCGGGTGGTCGTGATCGCCGCGGTGATCGTGGCCGGCATGTTCCTCGGCATCAACAACACCCTGGTCACGCAGGCGGTCATGATGGTCGCGCCGGTGGAGCGGCCGGTCGCCTCGGCGACGTACGGGTTCGTCCGGTTCATCGGCGGCGGCATCGCGCCGTACGTGGCCGGCAAGCTGGCCGAGCGCTACACCGACTCGGTGCCGTTCTACGTCGGCGCCGGGGCGATGCTCATCGCGCTGGCGATCTTCTTCACCGGCCGCAAGATGATCGACGCGGCCGACCGGCAGATGGTCGCGGACGCGACCGGCGAGACCCCGGCCGAGACGGCCCAGGAGCGGGAGCTGGAGAGCGCCGACGGGCTGGAGTCCTTCGGTGGCGGCGAGACCGCCGGATCCCGCGAACCCGCCCGCAACTGA
- a CDS encoding FAD-dependent oxidoreductase, with translation MSVHQLRVSRDGRPAYGPRDRIVVVGTGAAGWSAAAELRRLGFAGEIMAVGAEPLGPYDRTACSKGLLDGHQRPRDIALDLRGHPDVRWHVGARVAGLDPEARRLLFATGESLAYDGLVVATGTKPTLPPAWPAGPGLHLLHDLADALALRSALTRAGSVAVVGGGLTGCEVACAVTAMARRAVLVNSQPHLMPRSIGEQLGALVTASHRAAGLELRLGRKVADAERRRHGWRLLLDSGETVSADLVVVAAGEKPELDWLEGTPTDRSDGLLCDESLRVVGLDGVVAAGALARWPDPRHRRPGAHRVGQWIMAVEQGRAAAATLLAGHSGAPPVSLLPRFWSDQNGLRIQVCGRLSDRADVHLTELRPRRRDTARAGVVAHYVEDGRLAGVAAVNAPRAFTVACRTLLAEPAPVPMPAPVVIPEPMVEEHRLRLVR, from the coding sequence ATGAGCGTGCACCAGCTGCGGGTCAGCCGGGACGGCCGCCCCGCCTACGGACCCCGCGACCGGATCGTCGTCGTCGGCACCGGCGCGGCCGGGTGGAGCGCCGCCGCCGAGCTGCGCCGGCTCGGGTTCGCCGGCGAGATCATGGCCGTCGGCGCCGAGCCGCTCGGCCCGTACGACCGGACGGCCTGCTCGAAGGGCCTGCTCGACGGGCACCAGCGGCCCCGCGACATCGCGCTGGACCTGCGCGGGCACCCGGACGTGCGCTGGCACGTCGGCGCCCGGGTGGCGGGCCTGGATCCGGAGGCCCGGCGGCTGCTGTTCGCCACCGGCGAGTCCCTGGCGTACGACGGGCTGGTCGTCGCGACCGGCACCAAGCCCACGCTGCCGCCGGCCTGGCCGGCCGGACCGGGCCTGCACCTGCTGCACGACCTGGCCGACGCGCTGGCCCTGCGGTCCGCGCTGACCCGGGCCGGCAGCGTCGCGGTCGTCGGCGGCGGGCTGACCGGCTGCGAGGTCGCCTGCGCGGTGACCGCGATGGCGCGGCGGGCGGTGCTGGTGAACTCCCAGCCGCACCTCATGCCGCGCTCGATCGGCGAGCAGCTCGGCGCGCTGGTCACCGCCTCGCACCGGGCCGCCGGGCTGGAGCTGCGGCTCGGCCGCAAGGTCGCCGACGCCGAGCGACGCCGGCACGGCTGGCGGCTGCTGCTGGACTCAGGCGAGACCGTGTCGGCCGACCTGGTCGTGGTGGCCGCGGGCGAGAAGCCGGAGCTGGACTGGCTGGAGGGCACGCCGACCGACCGCTCCGACGGGCTGCTCTGCGACGAGTCGCTGCGGGTGGTCGGACTGGACGGGGTGGTCGCCGCGGGCGCGCTGGCCCGCTGGCCGGATCCGCGGCACCGCAGGCCGGGCGCGCACCGGGTCGGGCAGTGGATCATGGCGGTGGAGCAGGGCCGGGCGGCGGCGGCGACGCTGCTCGCCGGCCACTCCGGGGCGCCGCCGGTCTCGCTGCTGCCGCGGTTCTGGTCGGACCAGAACGGGCTGCGCATCCAGGTCTGCGGCCGGCTCTCGGACCGCGCCGACGTGCACCTGACCGAGCTGCGACCGCGCCGGCGCGACACCGCCCGGGCCGGCGTGGTCGCGCACTACGTCGAGGACGGCCGGCTGGCCGGGGTCGCGGCGGTCAACGCGCCGCGGGCGTTCACGGTCGCCTGCCGGACGTTGCTGGCCGAGCCGGCGCCGGTGCCGATGCCGGCTCCGGTGGTGATCCCGGAGCCGATGGTCGAGGAGCACCGGTTGCGGCTGGTGCGCTGA
- a CDS encoding DUF1996 domain-containing protein, with protein MAAVFAVVAIGSAAGVGVRWAAAAESPAAAPEIQSTLESVDGHNHPVTVPEDYVRIQDAPAATPAPRPVRGASRGTFTAQCGRNTNAHRNSDNFITSPGVSNGAHHTHDYVGNLSTDGNATDESLAAAGTTCRGGDLSTYFWPVLRDIRTAGDDAGAPGGGADGNMGTILTPAQVSIQFLGNAQGRVAAMPRFLRIVTGDAKAVTNGPNDPLARAHWTCSGTHDKASSTQYPICPRGQLVQRVNDFPGCWNGTDLDSATHRSHVAFADPTTGACPEGFKAIPQLRIILGYRVAPGASFAVDTFPEQLRKAVTDHNDFENVMSDRLMRVAVGCINNGMRC; from the coding sequence ATGGCCGCCGTGTTCGCAGTGGTGGCCATCGGCAGCGCGGCGGGCGTCGGCGTCCGCTGGGCCGCCGCGGCCGAGAGCCCGGCCGCGGCGCCGGAGATCCAGTCGACGCTGGAGTCGGTCGACGGGCACAACCACCCGGTGACCGTGCCCGAGGACTACGTACGGATCCAGGACGCGCCGGCGGCGACGCCGGCCCCCCGACCGGTCCGCGGCGCTTCCCGGGGCACGTTCACCGCCCAGTGCGGGCGCAACACCAACGCGCACCGCAACTCCGACAACTTCATCACCTCGCCGGGCGTGAGCAACGGCGCCCACCACACCCACGACTACGTCGGCAACCTGTCCACGGACGGCAACGCGACCGACGAGTCGCTGGCGGCGGCCGGGACGACCTGCCGCGGCGGTGACCTGTCGACGTACTTCTGGCCGGTGCTGCGCGACATCCGTACGGCCGGCGACGACGCGGGCGCCCCCGGCGGCGGCGCGGACGGCAACATGGGCACGATCCTCACGCCGGCCCAGGTCTCCATCCAGTTCCTCGGCAACGCCCAGGGCCGCGTCGCCGCGATGCCGCGCTTCCTGCGCATCGTCACCGGCGACGCGAAGGCCGTGACCAATGGGCCGAACGACCCGCTGGCCAGGGCCCACTGGACCTGCTCCGGTACGCACGACAAGGCCAGCTCGACCCAGTACCCGATCTGCCCGCGCGGCCAGCTCGTGCAGCGCGTGAACGACTTCCCGGGCTGCTGGAACGGCACCGACCTGGACAGCGCGACGCACCGGTCGCACGTCGCGTTCGCCGACCCCACGACCGGCGCCTGCCCCGAGGGCTTCAAGGCCATCCCGCAGCTGCGCATCATTCTCGGCTATCGGGTCGCCCCCGGCGCCTCGTTCGCGGTGGACACGTTCCCGGAGCAGCTGCGTAAGGCCGTGACCGACCACAACGACTTCGAGAACGTCATGTCGGACCGGCTCATGCGGGTCGCCGTCGGCTGCATCAACAACGGGATGCGCTGCTAG
- a CDS encoding DUF4142 domain-containing protein, with product MHRRSTAACARRRPALAGDGRWRRPGTVLAVGVLAVLAVGWWSGPATSASQAHPSGHLGMPAPLAAGVAAAEDGPSVDTSWGPLTATDKDLLVRVKLAGSWEVPAGDMAQTHSSDQRVQAVGRVLAADHRRLDEEVGAAARKLQVQLPDQPNLNQRNWLAEMTPERGHAFDETFANRLRTAHGQVFAIVADVRASTRNTLVRAFAAEATDVVMKHMSLLESTGLVAPVEADVLAPPAPHGPITTPLVIVAVVLVAVANLALAARRSWA from the coding sequence ATGCACCGAAGATCGACCGCTGCCTGCGCGAGGCGGCGCCCGGCCCTGGCCGGGGACGGACGATGGCGACGGCCGGGGACGGTCCTGGCCGTCGGCGTCCTCGCCGTGCTCGCCGTCGGCTGGTGGTCCGGCCCGGCGACGAGCGCCTCGCAGGCGCACCCGTCCGGACACCTCGGCATGCCCGCACCGCTGGCCGCCGGCGTCGCCGCGGCCGAGGACGGACCCTCGGTCGACACCTCCTGGGGCCCGCTCACGGCCACCGACAAGGACCTCCTGGTCCGGGTCAAGCTCGCCGGGTCATGGGAGGTCCCGGCCGGCGACATGGCCCAGACCCACTCCTCCGACCAGCGGGTGCAGGCGGTGGGCCGGGTGCTCGCCGCCGACCACCGCCGGTTGGACGAGGAGGTCGGTGCGGCCGCCCGCAAGCTCCAGGTGCAACTGCCGGACCAGCCGAACCTCAACCAGCGGAACTGGCTGGCCGAGATGACGCCGGAGCGCGGACACGCGTTCGACGAGACCTTCGCCAACCGACTGCGGACCGCGCACGGTCAGGTGTTCGCGATCGTCGCGGACGTCCGGGCCAGCACCCGCAACACGCTCGTGCGGGCCTTCGCCGCGGAGGCCACCGACGTGGTGATGAAGCACATGAGCCTGCTCGAGAGCACCGGGCTGGTCGCGCCGGTCGAGGCCGACGTGCTCGCTCCGCCGGCGCCGCACGGGCCGATCACCACCCCGCTGGTGATCGTGGCCGTGGTCCTCGTCGCCGTCGCCAACCTCGCCCTGGCCGCGCGCCGCTCCTGGGCCTGA